A genomic stretch from Elusimicrobiota bacterium includes:
- the ricT gene encoding regulatory iron-sulfur-containing complex subunit RicT: MPVVVGIEVRKNKEKVLADCGNLDLKLGQKIIIETENGYEVGTVCDRERIVEKTDKSISKILRPFGKDDYARLADNETKVQEAMSIVVRKIQDYELAMKLTCLDFTFDRKKLFIYYTADTRVDFRELIKDLGHILKTRIQMVQIGVRDEAQILGGIGHCGRVLCCCEFLKEFKPCTIEMAKEQDIPINVAKLSGVCGRLMCCLGYEHQIYKELKESMPRIGDTVRTNEGKGKVVAAIILTGEVVVEYENNEKKKVKVQDLKK, from the coding sequence CGGACTGCGGGAATCTTGATCTCAAGCTCGGACAGAAGATTATTATTGAAACCGAGAACGGATACGAGGTTGGTACTGTGTGTGACCGTGAACGTATCGTTGAGAAAACCGATAAAAGTATTAGTAAAATATTGCGCCCGTTCGGGAAAGATGATTATGCCAGGTTAGCGGATAACGAAACGAAGGTGCAGGAAGCGATGAGTATCGTCGTGCGTAAAATTCAGGATTATGAACTTGCGATGAAGTTAACCTGCCTGGATTTTACGTTTGACCGTAAAAAGTTGTTTATATACTACACTGCAGATACCCGCGTGGATTTCCGTGAACTCATAAAAGATCTCGGGCATATACTTAAAACCAGGATACAGATGGTGCAGATCGGTGTTCGTGATGAAGCGCAAATACTTGGAGGGATCGGGCATTGCGGGCGTGTATTGTGCTGCTGCGAGTTTTTGAAGGAGTTCAAGCCGTGTACCATAGAAATGGCGAAGGAACAGGATATTCCCATCAATGTCGCTAAACTTTCCGGTGTGTGCGGACGGTTAATGTGCTGCTTGGGGTATGAGCATCAGATATATAAGGAGCTTAAGGAGAGTATGCCGAGGATTGGTGATACCGTAAGGACAAATGAAGGTAAAGGTAAAGTCGTTGCCGCAATTATTCTCACCGGTGAAGTTGTGGTGGAGTACGAGAATAATGAAAAGAAAAAAGTTAAGGTTCAGGATCTAAAAAAATAG